The Anabaena sp. PCC 7108 region GGTTTTTACTGGTTTTTTGCCAAAAGTCCGGTTGGCCTAGTGATTTCTCGCTCTCAACCTGGTGCGGCTGTATTCATATCAAAGCTGTCACCTGTGATGGTGTCATTACTGGTAAATCCCGAAGGTTTACCAGGATTGGAGCAAAAAGGAGAAATTTCCCAGATTAAAGCTAATCTATTGGCTAAAACTAGCATAGATTATCAAGAAGATATTAAACCTTGGCTGGGAAATGAAATTACATTGGCTGTGACTAGCCCAGATATAGACCGCGATCCAGAAAACGGACTACAATCAGGATATCTGATGGCACTGGCAACAGATAATCCAGCCCAAAGCCGTGAGTTAATCGAGTTGTTGTTTTCCAAACGGTCTTTAGCTGGGGCTAATTTAGCTGTTGAACAATACAAAGGTGTAAAGTTACTGTATGACACCCAAGAAACATCAGCAACAGCGCCAATTCAAACTTCTTTAGCTGGTACGGTTGTTGATAAGTTTGTGTTATTTGCTAATGATGCTCAAGTGCTGCGAGAAGCTATTAATAACGTCCAAGCACCGGATTTGAATTTAACAAGTTCTCCCGAATATCAAAAAGCTACTCAACAAATACATCAAGATGCTGTAGCTGTAACTTTCTTAAATCTGCCTGAAGTTGCCAATTGGCAAGGGTTAGAACTGGCAGAATCTACTTATAGTAGTCAAATTCTATCTTTAGTTTTAAATCCCCAAGGATTGCTGGTAGAAAGCACATTTTTGACATCTACAGAAGTTACCTCCTCATCTCCATCACTATCTAAACCTGTGGGAGCATTAGATTATATTCCAGCATCAGCAGGTTTGGTAATTTCTGGGGCGAATTTGAATAATTTACCTAACAGCGATTTAGCAAAACTGTGGAGACAGGGAACAGCAACAATATATGGTTCATCAGCAGAGGCTATTTCTCGCTGGTTAAAACCTTTGGTAGATGTAGAGAAAGATTGGGGTGTAAATTTTAGTGAGGATATTTTTAGTTGGGTAGTGGGAGAATATGCGATCGCCACCCTCACTGAAGATAGCGCAATTTTACCCAAAGAAGGAAATGCCACCCCCAATTGGGTGTTTGTGGTGGAAAAAACACCCCAGTTAGTAGAAGGTATAGCTCGTTTAGATAAAATAGCCAGTAGCAAAGGCTTAAATGTGAGTTCCCTCAGCCTCAAACAGCAAACAGTTTATGCTTGGACAGAATTAAAAGCCATTAGTCAGGATGAATTAGCCCTTAGCGTCGAGGCCAAAATTCAGGGAGTGCATACAAACCAGGGTAATTATGAGATTTTTACCTCTGACTTAAAGACGATGGATAAAGTCTTGACTAGCAAGGAAAAATCCTTAATTGATAATCCCAAATTTCAAGATACAATCAGCGCTATTCCCCACATCAACCAAGGCTATATCTATATTGACTGGAAAAAAAGCCACAAACTTCTGGAACGTCAGCTTCCCTTACTTAAATTCGTGGAAGTTTTAGGCAAACCACTATTTAAGAATCTGCGATCGCTTACAGTTAGTAGTTATAGCCGTGAGTCAGGGACATTAAAAGGTGGCGCATTCTTTCAGCTTCATCGCTCTTAATTTCTCTATTTTCATCTTCAATAGGACTAAAGCTGCGTGTCACACTCAAAATCTGTTGTAGGGTGCGTCAGATATCAATAATCTAGTTATTTGCAGGATTTATGCAGTCTGACGCACCCTACCAATGTGCCAGTTGCGTAAGTCCTGTTCAACTCAAATTAGATGGGTTGAGAAGCAGAGTTTCTGAATATTTACTAAATCAAAAATGCTATTTGCATCATACGTAGAAGTGATGCAGATAGTACCAAATTGATCTTTTGATCTTTTGTACATAAAATTAGTAGATACAGTCACAAAAAAATTATCTGGGAAGGATAGCATGAAAAATTTTCGCTTCTGGCTTCAATTTCGAGGTAGCTGGTTATTGGCTATGATGACCGCTATGATAGTTACACCCGTAGCAGCCCAGACAGCAAATTTTGGAACTATCAAACTATCACCAGGTTTTGAACCAGTAAAAGGAAAAGGAATTGGCTATACAGGGGGTTCTTATTCCTTATCTGCAATGAGCAACCGTGATCGGGATAAAAAAGTTTGTATTGGGTTTGGAGATCCAAATCCTGATCACATCCTCGTTTTAGAAAAAGACTTTGACAACCTGAAAATATTAATCAACAGTGGTGTTGATACAACGTTGTTCATTAAAGGTCGAGACGATGGGATTATCCGTTGTGGAGATGACACTGGTAGAAATAAAGATGCAAGTGTGATTGATAAGCAATGGAGAAGTGGCACTTATTTGATTTGGGTAGGTACATTTTATCCTGGACTCAAACGTAACTACACTTTGACAGTAGAGCAATAATTGGTGATTGGTGATTGGTGATTGGTGATTGGTGATTGGTAATTGGTAATTGGTGATTGGTAATTGGTGATTGGTAATTGGTGATTGGTGATTGGTGATTGGTAATTGGTGATTGGTAATTAAGTTTTTCCCTGTCCCCGTGTCTCCGTGTCTCCCCATCTCCGCGTCTCCCTATCCCCGCGTCTCCATCTCCCCGCGTCCCCCCATCTCCCCGCGTCCCCGCGTCTTCCCATCTTCTTAATTCCTTAGTTCCCAAGTAACTGTAAAATGGGAAAGTAGCTCGCTATGCTGTCCAAGGGTACTATCTCGATGCTCTCTATACTACGTGCCGATTTTCGCATCATCTTTGAACGTGACCCAGCTGCCCGGAATTGGTTGGAGGTCTTGTTTTGCTATCCAGGTTTGCAAGTCCTCATATTTCACCGCTTTGCTCACTGGTTGCGTAGTATTGGTATTCCCTTTTTTCCCCGCTTGATTTCTCACATGGCGCGGTTTTTAACCGGTATTGAAATTCACCCAGGGGCTGTAATTGGTCAAGGAGTCTTTATTGACCACGGAATGGGAGTAGTAATTGGGGAAACAGCCATTATCGGCAACTACGCGCTGATTTATCAAGGTGTCACCCTAGGGGGAACAGGTAAAGAAAGCGGCAAACGTCACCCCACATTAGGCGAAAATGTTGTCGTTGGTGCAGGTGCAAAAGTTTTAGGAAATATCGAAATTGGTGATAATGTCCGCATTGGTGCTGGTTCAGTCGTGTTAAGAAATGTACCATCTAGCTGTACAGTTGTCGGCGTACCTGGACGTATCATCTACCGTTCGGGAGTGCGGGTTGCACCTCTAGAACACAGCAATTTACCGGATTCAGAAGCTCAAGTAATTCGTGCCTTAGTTGATCGCATTGAAGCACTAGAAGAACAAATCCAATCTCTGCAAACCCCTGCAAAAACTCCGGTTTTAGTCGGTCAATTCATTCAAGAAAATCAATTACCAAAAGAACACAACTTTTGTAATCTCAGAGATAAAAAGATTCAGGAATTCTTTGATGGTGCAGGAATATAGAAAAGAGACAAGGGAGTAGAGGGTACGAAAACCGTATTACATTCTACTTCCTGTTGAACACCAAAAATTAAAATTACGGGTTTATGGCTTCAGTCAACCATTCTTGGTTTTCATTGCGGTGATAAACCCATCTATTTTGTGGCTCACCCCGCAATTCTAAATGATCTACTTGTACTGGTTCAAGTAATAATAAACAAAAATTTTCTCCTGGTTGAATAGTGTCTGGTGGTGGTGGTGTAAAAGCTTCTGGTGTTTGTACTCTCAGATCACCAGGAGTAGGCCAAACAAATTGTAACCTAGCGGCATCACTCAATTCTTGCCACATTTTGATTCTCGCAGGTTGTAAATCTAAGTGAGAATCAGCAGTTACCAAAGTTAATTCTCCAGTAATCCGAAATTGTTCTCTTGTTTTAGGAAAATACCAACAAACTTCCGCTGCTGACTGTTTTGATATTTGTTCAGCTTTTGCACTACGGATATCGGTAATAAATTTGATCTGGTTGGTGTCGTCTAGAAAGCCCCGAAAAACAACGGTACGATTAGCAGGAAAACCATTTTCCCTAACCGTTGCTAGTTGTAAGTAACGAGCATAAACAAGGCTACGATTACGATGAAGGGCATGATTAATAATAGTTCGCCAAGGTGCGAGAGACATTTTTAATTGAGATTGAACGCGGATGCACGCAGATAAACGCGGATAAAGACAGATAAATCAATGGATTTCAGAATTATGTGCAACCTCAGATAAAATTGGTATTAGTAGGAGTCTTATTAATTGTACGGTAATCCGCATTATTGCCAGCAATCTCCACCAAAAATCATCTCTAATATTCTTCATTGCGGCTGACAATTAGATATAGGCCGCCAAGAACGTTGAGAAAATTGACCTGTAGGTTCATAAGCCAAAAGTGTCACTTCTCCCTTTTCATTCATTACCCAACCCCTCGCCAGCACAACTTCAGTAGAAGGTGAGAGTAAAGAAGAATTTGCTATCATCTCTTTCTTATTTCCTTCCTCTATATTTCTTCTGTCACCTGTCACCTGTTCCCTATCACCTTCTGCCTCCACCCAAGCAAACTGCTGATAATTACCGCTTAGAGCATCATTAGGACTTGGTGGTACTCCTCCCCTTCCAGTAATAGAAAATTCGCTTCCTGCCCCTCTTGTGCAGGGATTAGCAGCAATTAAAGTATTAGGATCAACGACATTTTGGGGGATTTCTACTAATCCTTGGGCGGGATTTACCCCAGAGGTGCTAAAAGTAACAGTGCCTTGTAAAGAAGCACCTGATACTTGAGAAATAGCAGCGATGTCACTTGTAGTCAGTAGAGATGTGGGACTGACCTGTAAAGTAGCAAATTGGTCATCGGTCAGTCCTAAACGCTCTCTAACTTGTTCTCGACTAACTGCTGTAAAACCAAATATATTTGGGACATTAACCGTAACTTTACCACCTTGGGCTGTACGAGCATTGGCTGTGATGTCGCTATTTTCCTGGGGAAATGCTAAGAGGATGTCACTATTGATATTGATGTTACCGCCGTCAAAACTACCAGCATCGGTTGTGATGGTACTGGCTTGACGTAATTGTATATCTTTCGCAGTGATGTTAATGTTTCCGCCACCACCTGCTTCGGTACTACCATTAATGCTACCTTTGTGATTGAGAGCGATCGCATCAGCAACAATATTAATACTCCCAGCTTTCCCTGTTCCTAAACCCTGCACATTAATTGTGGACTCATTCTGCACAAGTAATTGCTGAACATTGAGATCTAATGAACCTGCATTTGCTGTAGCGTTGGCATTAGTGAAATCACCGACAATCCCCACAGAAGCTTGGATTCTACTATTTAATTCCCCTGGATTCTGAATCCCTAAAAGCTGGACACGCCCAGCATCAATGGTAATATTTCCGGCATCACCTTTACCTAAAGAAGCTGCCGAAATTATCCCCCCATTCTCAAGAGTCAGCAGAGGTGTAGAAAGGTAAATATCACCTCCGCGACTGTTAGTATAAGTGTCAGCACTGAGAAAACTAACACTCTTTCCCCCGTTAGCTAAAACCCCAGAAACACCACTCAGTTCTACCGATTCCGTGGCTTTAATTGTTAAATTCCCTCCCAGTCCCCCCGTCGAATTCAGGAGAACATTACCGATAGCCACACCACTGGTTAAGGTAATTCCCGCACCTTCAGAAATCAGTAATCGTTTAGTATCAATAGTAATATCCCCAGCTTTGCCAGTTGCACCAAAAGAAGTTGTCCCAATTAGGGTTTGTGAAACACTTCCAGCCGGAGTACGTAATACTTCTACTGATTCAGAGGCTTGAATATTGATATTTCCTGATACCCCTTCACCACGATTTAAACTAGCCAAACTAGAACCGTCACGCACTATCAACTGTTCTGAATTAATAGAAATGTCTCCTCCTGTACCAGTACTTCCGCGTAGATTACCGCTATTAATTCCAGAACTAACTAATTCTACAACCTTGGCATGGATGTTGAGTTCTCCCCCATTTTGAGAGCTATAAGTTCCACCTCCTATGGCTACTCCATTTTCTAATAATAAATTGCCAGTATCAATTGTCATGTTTCCAGCAAGACCTGTACTAAAGGTACTACTACTCAAAACAATTGGTAAATCAAAAGTATTTATTATTCCAGTAATTAGATATGTAGCTATCAAGTTTTGCAGACTAGGAAACCCCACACCACTGAATTCTACAGCCTCTTTAGTGCGAATATTTAAAGCCCCTCCTGCACCCTCACCATAGGTTGTAGTGGATATTTTTGATCCTTCCTGAGCGCGAAATTTTTGAGCATTGATATTTATGCCTTTTCCAGGTAAATTTCCTAGGGTTAAGGCAAAAATTTGGGAACTATTTAAAAGAAGATTATCACCTTGTAAGTTTATTTGACCACCACCAATACCGCTGGTATTAATCAGTGAATTATTGGTTATTTGAATATTGCCAAAATTTTGAATATTATCATAATTGACAGTGACATTTTGCGGAGTAAAACTCAAATTAACTAAGCCAGAACTAGCTACACTACCCAAAATAATTTGTCCGTTATTAGCAGTTAAATTACCATTGTCAAGTTGAATATTCCCACCAAGTAATGCTAAAGTTTGACCATCATCTACAGCGAAACCAAGATGATTATCTATAGGGATAGTTTCAGGTAAGGGAGGTAAATTTAATATTCCTATAGCTTGTGATTGATTAATAATTGTCCCCGGATGATCTCTAAATCTCAACCCCACAGGAATATTCACAGTTAATAGAGGTGTTTGAGGATTATTACTACTAAATTCAAAGCCGTTATTAAATACCACACTGTCGGCTGTAGAAGCAAAAAATGAACCCCGTAAATCTAATTGGGCATTTTTTCCAAAAACAATTCCTTGGGGATTTAATAAAAATAAATTAGCATTTCCCAAAACTCCTAATGTTCCCAAAATATTGCTAGGATTACTACCTGTCACGCGGGTAAAGATATTGGTGATATTATGAGGATTTGTGAAATAAACTGCTTTTCCTTCACCAACATTGAATTCTTGGAAACTATGAAATAAGCTAGAACTACGAATTGCTCCCCCTGCAATATTATCAGATAGTGAATTATTGATAATCTGGGATTTTTCTGAACCTAGAGTATCATCTGGGATGATTTGCGCTAAAGCTGGAAAGGGAATCAGGAAATAGATAAAAAATAAAAAGAAAGATTTTTTAGTCATTTGCTTAAGTTGTTTTAAATATTGATATATTGATATCAATTTGATTATATATATTCAATCCCAACTGTTATTTAAGGTTGTCTAAAATGAAGTCACATTTCCCAAGCGAGTAAAACGGATTTCAATTCTTCGTCGTTTCACATCGTCTGTACGGGCTATCCCTGCAAATTGTCCATTTGGTAATATTAACTGTGCCGCAGAATAAGCACGAAATGAGAGTCCTCGCAGTCTACCTTCCTTTTTTTGAATATCACGCAATACCTGGACAACTGACAAAGCACGCATTAATCCTAAATCAGCATTAGAAGCTGCTTGTAGTTTACCTACTGATAAACTACCACTAGCTACTTTTTCTAAATTTACATCTAAATTACTGACTACATTACCATTAGGTTGTCCGTCAGTGTGTCCAATTATTTCTATAACATTAATACCATATTGTTTAGTTCTAGTTTCTATTTCTGGTACTATTTGTTGCAAGATGTAATTTGACATTTTTGGGGGCATTTCTGCGCTACCGGAAGCAAATCTATAATCTCCTTGATCTTTTATGATTATGATTGGTGGTGTATCTGTTGATTGTTTTTTTTGCTTGATTTGGGTTTGCAAATATTTTACTTGTTGCTCTAATTGTTTGATTTTTACAGCTAAATTAACTGAATTTTTAACAGGTTTATTTTGATCTTTAGTAATTTGTGATATGATAATAGTTAGAAATAAAAATAAAACTAATATCATAAACGCATTAGACATCAAATCAGTAAATGCTTGCCAAACATTTAAATCTTCATTATGTTCAGTATATCGTGAACGACGAGCCATAAGTTAAATGTGTTTGTGAATATGAATCATTTCTAATCAATCTGATTTACTTAGCTATTCAATTTCTTGTTTGAATCTAGCAATAGAATTTTTCGTATCATAAAGATTTTTATTACATTCCTGAAGATTAGCGATAATCCTTTGAAAACCTTGGGTATTGATACCTGTTTGTTTATCAATTCCTTTAATCATGGTATTACTAACAGTTTGGTACTCGGAAATCAGTTGAGAATTATTATTTTGTAATGATTTCATCAAATCTGATTGAAGGTTAGCAAATTCCAGGCTAAATTGGTGGACATAGGTTTCAATATTATTTACAAAAGTTTGAATTTGTTGATTATTACTATCTAATTGATTAGATACACTGGCAATGGTAAAATTAACTTCCGATATGTGTGTTTTCCCAGTTTCTAACAACTGATTGATAACGGTTATTAATTCACCCAAACTATTAACTTTATCACTCACCCTCTGCTCTAAATCATCCAGTTTTTTCACCGCTTTTTGATAACTGTTAGCTCCTTTCTGAAGTTGAGGAATAATTTCACCAAGATAATTTTGGTTAGATTGATGTAAATCTAATACTTGAATTGAACTTTGATTAATACTCTTGATATCATTTGCTAAAGTCATTAAAGCATAACTACAGTTCTGAACTTCAATTAAAACAGTTTGAATCAATTCTGTTGTTGTGGCTAAACTTGCAGCTGACTGGGAAAATTTTTGCTGTGTATTACTCAAATCTACTGTAGCTAATGATAATTGTAGAGGAAACTGACTTTGATTAAAAGTTTCAGCGGACTGTTTAAATATTTGAGATGTTGCATTTAATTCTGACATTGAATTTTCAAACTCATAAGCAGCACGAGATATAGTTCCAGCAGCGTCTGTAAATTTTTCATAAACTTGTCTAGCTAAATCTGTAGTTTCTTTATTTCCGTCAGCAATTTGTTGTGCTACTTTTCCCATAGATTGTTCCACAGCTTCGCGCACTGTTTCGCCAAAATTTGTTAAAAATTCATCCTGCTGGGATACCATTCTATTCACTATTCTATCAAGACGAGCATCACCTTGGACTTCAGGAAGATAAATATTATCTAAATAATCTTCTAAAGAACTAATCAGCCGATATTTAGCAAGTCCAGCATTAAATATAAAATTGACTACTGTTAACAAAGCACTGAAAAATAGTCCTGTTAAACTAGTAGTAAATGCAATACTCATTCCTTCTAATGGTTTCTTTAATTCAGTAACTAAATTGCTGACATCATTAGCATTAGTTTGATTAATCGTTTGACTAAGGGTAGATAAATTAATGGTGATACCTAAAAAAGTTCCCAGTAATCCAAACGCTAACAGTAAATTTGGCAGAATCCGACATAAATAATCTATTTGTTCACAGGTAAATCCCTTAATTTTTTCCTGACTATAAATTTGATCTATTAATGCTCCTGTATTTACCTGTTCTAATTGTTTACTAGCTTGCTGAAATCTATCTTCTAATATTTCAACAATTTTCGGTTGTTCTCCCCTTACTCCTGTCTTGATTAATCTTTGGACTTTATTAGTTAAAACTATCAAATAGCGGTAAAGAGATATGCGAAGAATAATAGTAACTATAGATGGGATGATAACCAGAAAAAGAGTGATAAAAATTAAGTAAGGTGGTAGTGGTGGCATAAAAATTACCTTTGGTAGTGCAGGAAGATTGTGAAAAGTGGGTAGATATGAACTACCCATAAAAAAGGCTATACTAGGTGAGATATTTCTCGACTATTTTTTGCATTTGTATCTCATAATATTCTTGAGGAATCAAGTTATTATCAAACAATTCTTTTAAACGTGCTAATTCTGAACGTAATTTGTCTTGATTATTGTTATTTTCTAGAGGAGAACTAGGAACTATTTCCCCAACAATAGCTTTTTGAGTTCCTGTATTGTTTCTGGGTGGAAGTGAATTTTGATTTCTAAATCTTGCTTCCATCTTCTTCCAAAAACGATTTATTACTCCTTCCCTAACTGTTGGTTGTATCTTGTCAGGTGACACATAGACTTTTTGGATATGGGGAAAATTAGGACTATCTTTGGGTATTTGCTTGAGCTTATCTGGAAAATGACGCAGTTTCGGTAGATATTCATTTTCCCATAGTTTCGGATTATTTTGCATTTCCGAAATTACATCATCTAAAATCTTCTGTAAAGTATCCGCCATATTGCGATTATTTGCCAAATCTTCTAAAGATTGCATCCAGTTTGCACTCACCGCAGCAGTATAATAACTATCTTGGAACGAGTCATAATGTTGAAACTCTAATTCTTGAGTTTCGTAATTTGCTGTTAATAATTCCAATGCTAAACAAGGATAAAAAATATTCTCCACTTCTTCCATTTTTCCTGCATTAGGTGGGATAATATCAGGAAAGGAAGTGTAATAGTCATTATGCAAGAAATATTTGCCAGAATTTTGTTCTCGTAAATATGGGTTTCTCATTCTTTCCAAATTACTAATTAATCTCAAAGGAAATGCACCATACTCATTCACAAATAAAATTTCATCATCTGCTTGCATTGGTTTTAAAACAGTGTTTGAAACTCCTAAATCTTGAGTGAGTAAAGTTTTAAACTGTTTCACTTCTAATTCATCTGTATCTTTATATCCTACTAATTTACTACTTTTAGCAGGATCATCTCGGAAATAAGGATCATTCAAATTTAAACGCAGCAAAGGTTGAGCTTCCTGCATAATTTGTGCTAAACGAGTTGAACGTGCAGCTAAGGAGTATTTTTGCATGAAGCGTTTAATCACAGAAGTAACAATATTGCTACCTCGAAAAGCAAATAAACTATCAATTTTCAGATCAATTTCTTGTTTTAGCTGAGAGTGAGTAGTGCGTTCCATATTCAGGAAAAATGCCAAAGATGCTCCTCTGCCAGTTTCTTCGGTAAGTGCTGAACTTGCTAAGACTAATTGAGGACGAACATCATTTTCTGGTAAGATTGTTTGATGACAAAGTTCTATATCCTCACTATCAAAAATTGCTTCTCCACTCATTTCATCAAAATTCAACTGTTTTAATTCTTGTTCCTCCTTCTCATAAGCACTTTGTAAGTCTTCTACTAAACTGCTAAAAGCAGCAACTTGTTTTTCTCTTTCTTGAACGTGCTTTTGTAACTGATTAACAATTTTCAGTGTTTCTTGTAAAACTGTTAAATTAAAATTATGCCTGATCAGTTTACAAACTTCCTGAATTACCTTTTTACATTCTTCTTGAAATTGGCTATTCTTTAAATTGCCAATCAGCATAAATTTATTTTCCAGTTCTTCAATTATTTGATCAGTGTTATCCCACTTTCTTTCTACATCCTCTATGCGTTTCATTCCCCCAAAATCAGTTATTGATTCTTGCAAATCACGTTGATATTTATGCAATTCATGTTGCAGTGCTTCTAACCAGTTACGGCTGTTTTTAATAGAAAAGTTAGCTTCTATTGGTGTAAGTAGCTGAATCAAATAATCATCAATGTTGGTGCTAAGTTCTTTGATAATTTTAGGAGCAGCTTGTATTAATTTGGTCAACCAATAACCGCGAATACTTTCAGTTTCTCCTGGTTGTACAGTACGGAACTGTTTATAAAATTCTGTCGCTAACTGTTGCCGTACATTTGCGCGATCATCCTTAGTTTTACATTCAGAGATTAACTTTGATAATTTATTTTGCCAAGTTTTGATACTATTACTAAAAGTCTTATTAGATTCTTCTACAGATTCCGCTAATTTATTAATTAATCCATCTCGTTTTACTAAATCATTATGCCAATGATTTTGAATCAAAAATTGCTCTAATAAGTTTGCAGGATCAGGGCTTTGACCTTCACCATTTAACCAAAATTTGACTAATTCTGAACCGACTTTTGTTAAGGCTATTTGAATGATCGTATCACGAGGAAAATAAATCGCTGATAGTCCAAATGTTAAGTATCTTTGGCTATTAGGGCGTGGATGATCATCATTCTTGATTAGATGTTCTTGCAAATTATCTCTGTTGCTTTTGACAGATGCTGCTAATTCACCAGAAAATTCTAAAGCAATTTTATGAGCAATTACATTACATAGCTTACCTTGTGTAAGTATTGAATATTCTCCTAGTGTTTGATTACTTACTAAATAAGTATATTCAAATGGTGAACGTTGTTCTTGTACAGAAACTAAATTTTGAGTATCATAACAAGCTTCAAATTTTGTGCCAGGAGAACTATAGTAATTGAGTTCTTTAAGGGCAGCATAAGTGTTAGAAATCATGCTCGTTGTATTACCATACAATTCTGGACTAATGACTAAATAGCCAAAAATGCAAGCGCCTTGTTCACCATAAATATTTCTCAGACTATAAGCAACATCTAAAAACATTCCGCTTCCTGTGCCACCACAAAGAGAACCGACCACAAAAATATTTAATCCTGCTTTTATTTCTAAACCTGATTGCAATAATAAAGATTCATGTCCTCTCGTCTTTTTTTCGGCTGTTTCAATGGCTACTTGAATTTTTTGGTAGTTGTGGAAAAAAGCCAGTCGTCCCACAGGTCTAATACCTTTTGCACCGTCTTCAATTGCTCTAACGTCTCGCAATAACTGAGGAGGAAACCAGATCCCAATATGGTCATAAGGTCCATAACTACTATATTCTGAACGCCGTTCTAGTCCTTCTACAAACATGGTGACATCTTTAGATGACATGGTAGCACCGACTTTTTCAGATTCTTTAAAACTTAAATCAACGCCATGATATGTACTCCCAGTTCTAATACCTGTGACTTGGGTTGCAGCTTTATCTGTGTCAATATGAACGAAACTAACAATTGGTAAATTATTTAAATCTCCATAGCGGTCAACAAGTAACCTTCTAATTCGCATTAAAACATCTCTACCAGTTCCACCTAAACCGATACAAATTGTGCGATTAATTCCTCTAGATTGGGTTTCGTTTGCAGATGCTTGAGTCATGGTTTTTCCTTGAATACTATTTTTTAATTTTGATAGAAATCTCGTGATCGCGTTGGCGTTTATCTGGACAATTTAGTGTAAAATTAGAACTAGAGATAAGAGTCCGTGATGTAATTTTTTTGTTGTTAAGTTCAATTTTTGCATCTTCCTTTGGCACTAAATAAAGCTTTTCTCCTTTACGTTCTAAATATGCTTTAATGTCTCCACCTCTAAAGTCAATAGAATGTATACAGCTAGAATCATCTTCACCAATTGCGATTTTTTTATGATTTGCTAATCTACATATTTTTTCTTCATCTTCTCCATCATCTTCTAACTTGATTCGCACTTCCCATTTTTTTTGTAGTCTGGCAAATCTGAATATACTCCAAATTCCGGATACCAATATTAATAATAAAATGAAACTGGGAAGCCATAGCTGTTTAATTAAATAAGGATTAACTAAACAAGTTTCTTGATTTCCTGGTGCTGGTGTACAAAATTCTTGAACTGTAGAGTTAATGTCTATTACAGATAGTTTATAATCTTTATTATCTTGGTTTTTAATAATAAGCGATCGCTCTTTTAAATGTAAAGATTGAATCCAATTTTGTCGCTCTTGACTTTCCGTAGATTCTGCTATTCTAAAAGGACTATTAGCAGGAGTTTCTATCCAAATTTGGGAAGTAATTCCTGGTTTAGTCAATAATGGTGCATCAGTAATCCAAACAACTGACTGCGGCTTAATTGGTTGATTTTTTGAGAGGCGATTTTGATTAATCTGTGCTATGGCT contains the following coding sequences:
- a CDS encoding DUF3352 domain-containing protein, whose product is MNSQSSFFRFLVAGAIALLLFSIAGFYWFFAKSPVGLVISRSQPGAAVFISKLSPVMVSLLVNPEGLPGLEQKGEISQIKANLLAKTSIDYQEDIKPWLGNEITLAVTSPDIDRDPENGLQSGYLMALATDNPAQSRELIELLFSKRSLAGANLAVEQYKGVKLLYDTQETSATAPIQTSLAGTVVDKFVLFANDAQVLREAINNVQAPDLNLTSSPEYQKATQQIHQDAVAVTFLNLPEVANWQGLELAESTYSSQILSLVLNPQGLLVESTFLTSTEVTSSSPSLSKPVGALDYIPASAGLVISGANLNNLPNSDLAKLWRQGTATIYGSSAEAISRWLKPLVDVEKDWGVNFSEDIFSWVVGEYAIATLTEDSAILPKEGNATPNWVFVVEKTPQLVEGIARLDKIASSKGLNVSSLSLKQQTVYAWTELKAISQDELALSVEAKIQGVHTNQGNYEIFTSDLKTMDKVLTSKEKSLIDNPKFQDTISAIPHINQGYIYIDWKKSHKLLERQLPLLKFVEVLGKPLFKNLRSLTVSSYSRESGTLKGGAFFQLHRS
- the cysE gene encoding serine O-acetyltransferase; amino-acid sequence: MLSILRADFRIIFERDPAARNWLEVLFCYPGLQVLIFHRFAHWLRSIGIPFFPRLISHMARFLTGIEIHPGAVIGQGVFIDHGMGVVIGETAIIGNYALIYQGVTLGGTGKESGKRHPTLGENVVVGAGAKVLGNIEIGDNVRIGAGSVVLRNVPSSCTVVGVPGRIIYRSGVRVAPLEHSNLPDSEAQVIRALVDRIEALEEQIQSLQTPAKTPVLVGQFIQENQLPKEHNFCNLRDKKIQEFFDGAGI
- a CDS encoding Npun_F5749 family FMN-dependent PPOX-type flavoprotein, with amino-acid sequence MSLAPWRTIINHALHRNRSLVYARYLQLATVRENGFPANRTVVFRGFLDDTNQIKFITDIRSAKAEQISKQSAAEVCWYFPKTREQFRITGELTLVTADSHLDLQPARIKMWQELSDAARLQFVWPTPGDLRVQTPEAFTPPPPDTIQPGENFCLLLLEPVQVDHLELRGEPQNRWVYHRNENQEWLTEAINP
- a CDS encoding filamentous hemagglutinin N-terminal domain-containing protein; this encodes MTKKSFFLFFIYFLIPFPALAQIIPDDTLGSEKSQIINNSLSDNIAGGAIRSSSLFHSFQEFNVGEGKAVYFTNPHNITNIFTRVTGSNPSNILGTLGVLGNANLFLLNPQGIVFGKNAQLDLRGSFFASTADSVVFNNGFEFSSNNPQTPLLTVNIPVGLRFRDHPGTIINQSQAIGILNLPPLPETIPIDNHLGFAVDDGQTLALLGGNIQLDNGNLTANNGQIILGSVASSGLVNLSFTPQNVTVNYDNIQNFGNIQITNNSLINTSGIGGGQINLQGDNLLLNSSQIFALTLGNLPGKGININAQKFRAQEGSKISTTTYGEGAGGALNIRTKEAVEFSGVGFPSLQNLIATYLITGIINTFDLPIVLSSSTFSTGLAGNMTIDTGNLLLENGVAIGGGTYSSQNGGELNIHAKVVELVSSGINSGNLRGSTGTGGDISINSEQLIVRDGSSLASLNRGEGVSGNINIQASESVEVLRTPAGSVSQTLIGTTSFGATGKAGDITIDTKRLLISEGAGITLTSGVAIGNVLLNSTGGLGGNLTIKATESVELSGVSGVLANGGKSVSFLSADTYTNSRGGDIYLSTPLLTLENGGIISAASLGKGDAGNITIDAGRVQLLGIQNPGELNSRIQASVGIVGDFTNANATANAGSLDLNVQQLLVQNESTINVQGLGTGKAGSINIVADAIALNHKGSINGSTEAGGGGNINITAKDIQLRQASTITTDAGSFDGGNININSDILLAFPQENSDITANARTAQGGKVTVNVPNIFGFTAVSREQVRERLGLTDDQFATLQVSPTSLLTTSDIAAISQVSGASLQGTVTFSTSGVNPAQGLVEIPQNVVDPNTLIAANPCTRGAGSEFSITGRGGVPPSPNDALSGNYQQFAWVEAEGDREQVTGDRRNIEEGNKKEMIANSSLLSPSTEVVLARGWVMNEKGEVTLLAYEPTGQFSQRSWRPISNCQPQ